The following coding sequences are from one Paenibacillus tundrae window:
- a CDS encoding GyrI-like domain-containing protein, which produces MEKYTLEQKESFTVLGMGTDLKSHYTDYAGINKEKLDFWHAVQEDGRLDALKAVAKNDYIFAVNEAVNHKMMHYAGVLTDETLPDATRVIQFPKGDYLVIQGEAETADALSNMLTGIAFGQILPEAKDFAYVGGPNATVEMGTRNGSVYGEMWIPVVKK; this is translated from the coding sequence ATGGAAAAGTACACTCTTGAGCAAAAAGAAAGCTTTACCGTATTAGGCATGGGAACGGATTTGAAGAGCCATTACACCGATTATGCTGGAATTAACAAGGAGAAACTGGACTTCTGGCATGCGGTCCAAGAAGATGGAAGGCTGGATGCGCTCAAAGCGGTAGCCAAGAATGATTACATTTTTGCTGTGAACGAAGCTGTAAACCACAAAATGATGCATTATGCTGGTGTGCTAACGGATGAAACTCTACCTGATGCTACCCGTGTCATTCAGTTCCCTAAGGGAGATTACCTAGTTATCCAAGGAGAAGCGGAGACAGCAGATGCTCTGAGTAACATGCTTACGGGTATCGCTTTTGGTCAAATCCTGCCGGAAGCTAAAGACTTTGCTTATGTTGGCGGGCCGAATGCAACGGTTGAGATGGGCACGCGCAATGGCTCCGTTTACGGCGAAATGTGGATTCCCGTCGTTAAGAAATAA
- a CDS encoding ABC transporter ATP-binding protein — MKPTHVFEAKQLVAGYDNKTIIHGVDLVIPSNKISVIIGSNGCGKSTLLKTMARLIKPTSGSITLDGKAIGKIPPKQMARVIGLLPQSPIVPEGISVADLVGRGRFPHQSLFSGWSKKDYEAVAEAMTLMNITEFANHNIDELSGGQRQRVWIAMALAQQTDILFLDEPTTFLDITYQVEILDLLTELNRTHGTTIVMVLHDINLSARYADYIFALHTGKLVAEGTPSEVITSGQVKDIFGLDCTVIEDPISGSPLVVPKGRYHVHGAH; from the coding sequence ATGAAACCGACACATGTGTTTGAAGCCAAGCAGCTTGTTGCTGGATATGACAATAAAACAATCATTCACGGCGTCGATCTGGTTATCCCGAGCAATAAAATAAGCGTGATTATCGGTTCCAATGGTTGTGGTAAATCAACGCTCCTGAAAACGATGGCTCGGCTCATTAAGCCGACATCTGGCAGTATTACACTGGATGGCAAAGCCATCGGTAAGATTCCGCCCAAGCAAATGGCTCGTGTAATCGGTCTTCTCCCGCAGTCTCCCATTGTTCCAGAAGGTATTTCCGTAGCCGACCTCGTCGGTCGAGGTAGATTTCCACACCAATCCTTGTTTAGTGGTTGGTCGAAGAAGGATTACGAGGCGGTTGCCGAAGCAATGACTCTTATGAATATTACCGAGTTCGCCAATCATAACATCGACGAGCTCTCCGGCGGACAACGTCAGCGTGTCTGGATCGCCATGGCATTAGCGCAACAGACCGACATTCTGTTTCTGGATGAACCGACGACGTTCTTGGATATTACCTATCAAGTGGAGATTCTGGACCTACTTACTGAACTAAATCGCACACACGGAACAACGATTGTTATGGTTCTTCATGACATCAACTTATCTGCACGTTATGCAGACTATATCTTTGCACTCCACACCGGAAAGCTTGTCGCTGAAGGCACACCTTCAGAGGTTATTACAAGCGGACAGGTCAAAGACATTTTTGGACTAGATTGCACGGTTATTGAAGACCCCATCTCGGGATCTCCTCTCGTTGTACCGAAGGGGCGATATCACGTTCATGGTGCGCACTAG
- a CDS encoding YheC/YheD family protein encodes MLIQRDKWIQYGILGSETSLAKHLPATQLLTQNTLKNMLLQYSNVVLKPRNGSYGRDIVFIQRNRSNGYRIQNEDSTIHMKNIDQLLQWIQSTDKADGYIVQERLRLAQIQHKPFDIRIMVQRQKGTSSPWNATGSYAKVASQGYLVTNVTSCTISVLRALQLARIGDSGVMNKIEKIARIAAKCLGEHYPDLRQVGFDIGIDRNRRVWIIEGNYKPDLRPFRRLRDSSMYRRILWYKEH; translated from the coding sequence ATGTTGATCCAACGAGACAAATGGATACAGTATGGCATCCTCGGCAGTGAAACCTCGCTCGCTAAGCACCTTCCAGCAACACAATTGCTTACGCAGAATACGTTAAAGAACATGCTGCTGCAGTATTCAAATGTTGTGCTAAAGCCTCGCAATGGGAGCTATGGAAGGGATATTGTGTTTATTCAGCGGAACCGTTCTAACGGCTATCGCATTCAAAATGAGGACAGTACTATTCACATGAAAAACATTGATCAATTGCTCCAGTGGATCCAGAGCACAGACAAAGCGGATGGATATATCGTCCAGGAGCGCCTGCGGCTAGCTCAGATACAACATAAACCGTTCGACATTCGTATCATGGTTCAGCGCCAAAAGGGTACATCTTCTCCTTGGAACGCAACGGGTTCCTACGCAAAAGTCGCTTCGCAAGGATATCTCGTCACCAATGTGACTAGCTGCACCATTTCAGTGCTTCGAGCATTACAACTAGCCCGAATCGGTGATTCAGGCGTAATGAATAAAATAGAGAAGATCGCACGAATAGCCGCCAAGTGTCTAGGGGAGCATTATCCTGATCTTAGGCAAGTTGGTTTCGATATTGGTATTGATCGGAATCGGCGCGTATGGATTATCGAGGGTAATTATAAACCGGATTTGCGCCCTTTCCGGCGCCTACGAGATTCCTCCATGTACCGCAGGATATTGTGGTATAAGGAACACTAG
- a CDS encoding helix-turn-helix transcriptional regulator: MKKVERINLIMRYINNRASFTISEIMREFGISRSTAIRDIREIEAMGMPLVAEVGRDGGYFVMSNSVLPPVRFTDTEIKALFIAFMATRNQQLPYLKSRQSLAEKLLGLISQSHQDDLILLNRILLFEGTNPNNPDLLELSDLPHPILEKLIQILLLDSYLWITIREGGAIKSYPIYLLHLYREKSIWLIEGFDLREEKRRLFLVDYLTDVEPYSVNKRLSRKKIQEKLRKEEEAFNIVLELGSKAIEQFKKYHPLQVSISYIDPFQSRAIVKTHVNGDHAEDLVEMLNWLLFLGEDIKFRTLPEGLADALHIRLRQFDPLI; encoded by the coding sequence ATGAAAAAAGTTGAACGGATTAACCTCATTATGCGGTACATCAATAATCGAGCCTCCTTCACCATTTCCGAAATTATGCGGGAATTCGGTATTTCCCGTTCAACAGCTATTCGGGATATCAGAGAGATCGAAGCTATGGGGATGCCGCTCGTCGCTGAAGTGGGCAGAGATGGTGGCTATTTCGTCATGAGTAATTCTGTCTTGCCACCGGTTCGTTTTACGGACACAGAGATTAAGGCTCTTTTTATTGCTTTCATGGCAACACGTAACCAGCAGCTTCCTTACCTGAAGAGTCGACAGTCTCTGGCTGAGAAATTGTTAGGGCTTATCTCGCAAAGCCATCAGGATGATCTTATTCTCCTTAATCGAATCTTGCTGTTCGAAGGAACCAACCCCAATAATCCGGATCTACTGGAGTTATCAGACCTTCCTCACCCTATATTGGAGAAACTGATTCAGATTCTTCTGTTGGACAGTTACTTATGGATCACGATTAGAGAAGGGGGTGCCATCAAGTCTTATCCAATCTATCTCCTGCATCTCTATCGTGAAAAAAGCATTTGGTTGATTGAAGGCTTTGATTTAAGAGAAGAGAAACGGCGCCTTTTCCTCGTCGATTACCTTACCGATGTAGAACCGTACTCCGTGAATAAGAGGTTGAGTCGTAAGAAGATCCAAGAAAAGCTGCGGAAGGAAGAAGAAGCATTTAACATTGTCCTTGAGCTTGGATCTAAGGCAATAGAACAGTTTAAAAAATATCATCCTCTACAAGTCTCTATTTCCTATATTGACCCTTTTCAATCAAGAGCGATTGTAAAAACACACGTCAATGGTGACCATGCAGAAGATCTTGTCGAAATGCTCAATTGGCTGTTGTTCTTGGGTGAAGATATCAAGTTCAGAACGTTGCCAGAAGGTTTGGCAGATGCTTTGCATATAAGATTGAGGCAATTCGATCCGCTGATATAA
- a CDS encoding 5'-nucleotidase C-terminal domain-containing protein, protein MSWKKYVAKSTIRVAATALLLGQLFGAVGVSAADADVEVHLIGINDFHGQLDTTSIVSDKKAGSAPILATYLKEAQAKYEHSLLFHNGDSVGASAPVSSLDRDEPTMEWMNMMGFDVGSLGNHEFDHGIAALKAQIFGGLDPKEGKVTHAGAKFDYVNANVIETATGKPLIKPYVIKEVGGVKIGFIGLVTKSTPAKVSPSGTAGVTFLSAEEEVEAVNKYAKELQDQGVETIIVLAHDPATTKEGVTTGEAADLAKALPTDTPVDVIVAGDNHALANGEVNGILIVQAYSYGTAFEDIKLMIDPKTGDVTEKSATVTTTFQEGVKEDPETLAIIKKSLDKHPELTKPVGTTDGSVTRTDAYNNEAPLGNLIADAMREADFGDDADAADFAFMNPGGIRADLPQGDVTFADLAKIQPFGNTLVKLELTGAQVKTLLEQQWGTNADGTPNTKTLQIAGLKYTADFNKPVAERVTGLSLEDGTPIDPAKTYTAVVNNFMAAGGDNYKVLLDAKSSLAGPIDLDVFYQYIVDTFKGESIVAKNEGRITNVVAAEQPEAPVSNESITRAEFVTALVEMLKLNEVTTAPAFKDVAANAAYADAIAEATHAGFIQGYGGNFNPDRDITREEAATILAKLLKDQATDTNAATIIAGFEDGSTVSKYAVDSMAKLIDKGIFGADSKQLQPKQGLTTNDAKALIEKAVAAKAS, encoded by the coding sequence ATGTCTTGGAAAAAATACGTGGCTAAAAGCACCATTCGTGTAGCTGCTACTGCACTATTGCTCGGCCAACTATTTGGTGCGGTTGGTGTCTCTGCTGCAGACGCAGATGTAGAAGTACACTTGATTGGAATCAATGACTTCCACGGTCAGCTAGATACGACCTCTATCGTTAGTGATAAAAAGGCAGGAAGCGCTCCAATTCTAGCAACTTATCTGAAAGAAGCTCAAGCAAAATATGAGCATTCCCTACTCTTCCATAATGGAGACTCGGTCGGTGCATCTGCTCCAGTTTCATCTCTAGATCGGGATGAGCCTACCATGGAATGGATGAACATGATGGGCTTTGATGTAGGTTCTCTAGGTAATCATGAATTCGACCATGGGATCGCTGCTCTGAAAGCACAAATCTTTGGTGGTCTTGATCCCAAAGAAGGCAAAGTAACGCATGCTGGTGCAAAATTTGATTATGTTAACGCAAACGTGATTGAAACGGCTACAGGCAAACCATTGATCAAGCCTTATGTTATTAAAGAAGTGGGCGGCGTCAAAATTGGATTTATCGGATTGGTGACGAAATCTACACCTGCCAAAGTATCCCCATCCGGTACAGCAGGCGTAACTTTCCTAAGCGCTGAAGAAGAAGTTGAAGCCGTTAATAAATATGCAAAAGAACTGCAAGACCAAGGTGTAGAAACGATCATCGTACTTGCGCATGATCCAGCAACCACCAAGGAAGGTGTAACAACTGGAGAAGCAGCTGATTTGGCTAAAGCTCTGCCAACAGATACACCTGTTGACGTTATCGTTGCAGGCGACAATCATGCACTGGCTAACGGTGAAGTAAATGGCATTTTGATTGTTCAAGCCTATTCATATGGTACGGCATTTGAAGATATTAAGCTGATGATTGACCCTAAGACTGGGGATGTAACGGAGAAATCAGCTACAGTTACAACGACTTTCCAAGAGGGTGTGAAAGAAGACCCTGAGACTTTGGCGATTATTAAGAAGTCTTTGGACAAGCATCCTGAGCTGACTAAGCCAGTAGGTACAACAGATGGTTCTGTGACACGTACGGATGCTTATAATAATGAAGCTCCTCTTGGTAACTTGATTGCAGATGCAATGCGTGAAGCAGATTTTGGCGATGATGCAGACGCTGCTGACTTTGCATTTATGAATCCAGGTGGTATTCGTGCAGATCTGCCACAAGGTGATGTGACTTTTGCTGATCTTGCAAAAATCCAACCTTTTGGTAATACGCTCGTGAAACTGGAGTTGACTGGTGCGCAGGTCAAAACATTGTTAGAGCAACAATGGGGTACGAATGCGGACGGTACACCAAATACGAAAACTCTTCAAATTGCTGGTTTGAAGTATACTGCAGATTTCAATAAACCAGTTGCAGAACGTGTTACAGGTCTGAGTCTGGAAGATGGTACACCAATTGATCCTGCAAAAACCTATACGGCTGTAGTGAATAACTTCATGGCTGCAGGTGGAGACAACTATAAAGTGCTATTGGATGCTAAATCATCCTTAGCAGGCCCTATCGATCTGGATGTATTCTACCAATACATCGTAGATACATTTAAAGGCGAGAGCATTGTCGCTAAAAATGAGGGTCGTATTACGAACGTGGTGGCTGCAGAGCAACCAGAAGCGCCAGTTTCCAATGAATCTATTACGCGTGCTGAGTTTGTAACTGCGCTCGTAGAGATGTTGAAGCTGAACGAAGTAACTACAGCGCCAGCATTCAAGGATGTTGCTGCTAACGCTGCATATGCTGACGCAATCGCTGAAGCTACACATGCTGGTTTCATTCAAGGCTACGGTGGTAACTTCAACCCGGATCGCGATATTACCCGTGAAGAAGCTGCTACAATTCTCGCTAAATTGCTGAAGGATCAAGCTACAGATACAAATGCGGCTACGATCATCGCAGGTTTCGAAGATGGTTCAACGGTTTCTAAATATGCTGTTGATTCTATGGCAAAACTGATCGACAAAGGTATTTTTGGTGCAGATAGCAAGCAGCTTCAACCGAAGCAAGGTCTTACTACCAATGATGCGAAGGCTCTAATTGAAAAAGCAGTTGCAGCCAAAGCTTCATAA
- a CDS encoding glycosyltransferase family 2 protein: protein MQNEKRQNIFFVITMILMTIYLLWRMFFTLPWGEGVLNVIFGMLLIVAETVTVLTTFELFFQKMQKKRTQLDFPIVPPEYYPHVDVFIATHNEPVDLLYKTVNACTFMDYPDKQKVHIYLCDDGARPEVEELANQFGIGYLGFPGNKDAKSGNLNNALSKTTSPLIATFDADMIPQHTFLMKTVPYFLLSTFIKEGEEWRLRREDEMDEKFKLGLVQTPQSFYNPDLFQFNLYAEQGIPNEQDFFSREVNILRNASNAVAYTGSNTIISRQGMVDIGGFPLNTITEDFETSIRLQQEGYITYATQEVQAAGQTTTTVPSMIKQRIRWARGIIQSLQNTRAPFSEKLPFWTRVTYVSSFLYWWSFFNRLIFILSPILFALFDFQIVNTTFWQILIFWLPSYFFYSLSMRYLSSNIRNQRWSQVIDTIFMPYLIWPVILETLGIREKKFKVTNKSRSNGRKWMSTLLYALPHIFLLLLSIAAIIRYASGKYGIALFFSSIIIFWLVHNMIALCYALFFMIGRRAYRETERIRAQEDVTIRYKARNLQYEAKTVDVSEQGIAFYVPYPIYLPEKETISLVVKSERYEANLDAVIVYVKQDGAGWRYSATVQPINETDNRQYMQIIYDRKHSLPEQMNLWDTAYDDMLRNVKKRVVQQRSDQRKMPRLSMELPVTFTNHSGCILRSFNYRFFSATGLHGNISAGSIVTFMTKSNIEVMLKHTGNTTANHREVLLSVENIDDIVERGLINQLLNDLTPPQSESFIREG, encoded by the coding sequence GTGCAAAACGAGAAACGGCAAAACATCTTTTTTGTCATCACCATGATCTTAATGACGATCTACTTACTATGGCGTATGTTCTTTACACTGCCGTGGGGCGAGGGCGTGCTAAATGTTATTTTCGGCATGCTGCTCATTGTAGCGGAAACAGTAACTGTACTTACAACCTTTGAATTGTTCTTTCAAAAAATGCAAAAGAAGCGTACACAGCTTGATTTCCCCATTGTTCCGCCAGAGTACTATCCACATGTGGACGTATTTATTGCGACCCATAATGAGCCGGTCGATCTGTTGTATAAAACGGTGAATGCCTGTACATTCATGGACTATCCGGATAAGCAGAAGGTTCATATCTATTTATGTGATGATGGGGCAAGGCCTGAGGTGGAGGAGCTTGCCAATCAATTTGGTATCGGATATTTAGGCTTTCCTGGCAATAAGGACGCCAAGTCCGGTAACTTGAATAATGCACTAAGCAAAACGACATCTCCGCTCATTGCTACCTTTGATGCGGATATGATTCCACAACATACTTTTCTAATGAAAACCGTTCCCTACTTCCTACTCTCTACATTCATCAAAGAAGGGGAGGAGTGGCGTCTTCGCCGAGAGGATGAAATGGATGAGAAGTTCAAGCTTGGACTGGTGCAGACACCACAGAGCTTCTATAATCCAGATCTATTCCAATTCAATCTGTACGCGGAGCAAGGGATTCCGAATGAACAGGATTTCTTCTCACGAGAGGTCAACATTCTGCGTAATGCTTCCAATGCCGTAGCGTATACCGGAAGTAACACGATTATTTCCAGACAAGGTATGGTCGATATCGGTGGTTTCCCACTGAATACGATCACGGAGGACTTCGAGACAAGCATTCGCTTGCAGCAAGAAGGGTATATCACCTATGCGACGCAAGAGGTTCAGGCTGCGGGGCAGACAACAACCACGGTTCCGAGCATGATTAAGCAGCGAATCCGTTGGGCGAGGGGCATTATTCAGAGCTTGCAGAATACCCGTGCTCCCTTTTCCGAGAAGCTTCCATTCTGGACGAGAGTGACCTATGTGAGCAGTTTCTTATACTGGTGGTCGTTCTTTAACCGATTAATTTTCATCTTGTCACCGATTTTGTTTGCGTTATTCGATTTCCAGATCGTCAATACCACCTTCTGGCAGATTCTAATATTCTGGCTCCCGTCGTATTTTTTCTATAGTCTGTCCATGCGTTACCTGTCTAGTAACATACGGAATCAACGCTGGAGTCAGGTGATCGATACGATATTTATGCCCTATCTCATATGGCCGGTAATCCTTGAAACGTTAGGGATTCGGGAGAAGAAGTTCAAGGTTACGAACAAAAGCAGGTCTAATGGTCGAAAGTGGATGTCCACGCTGTTATATGCGCTTCCGCATATTTTCCTACTCCTGTTATCCATTGCCGCCATCATCCGGTATGCAAGCGGAAAGTATGGTATTGCCCTATTTTTCAGTAGCATCATTATCTTCTGGTTAGTTCATAACATGATTGCGCTATGCTATGCCTTATTCTTCATGATTGGCCGACGTGCTTATCGGGAGACAGAACGTATTCGGGCACAGGAGGATGTAACCATCCGTTACAAAGCGAGAAATTTGCAGTACGAGGCCAAGACCGTCGACGTATCCGAGCAAGGCATTGCCTTCTATGTTCCCTATCCAATCTATTTGCCCGAAAAAGAGACCATCTCTCTCGTTGTAAAAAGCGAGCGGTACGAGGCGAATCTTGATGCGGTCATCGTATATGTGAAACAGGATGGAGCGGGCTGGCGCTATTCGGCAACGGTACAACCGATTAACGAGACAGACAACCGCCAGTACATGCAGATTATTTATGATCGCAAACACTCGCTGCCTGAACAGATGAACCTCTGGGATACGGCGTATGACGATATGCTACGTAATGTGAAAAAGCGGGTTGTTCAGCAGCGTTCGGATCAGCGGAAAATGCCGCGTCTTTCGATGGAACTTCCGGTCACGTTTACGAATCATTCAGGCTGTATTCTGCGCAGCTTCAACTATCGTTTCTTCTCGGCAACGGGTCTACATGGCAATATTTCCGCTGGATCCATCGTTACGTTTATGACCAAAAGCAATATTGAAGTGATGCTTAAACATACTGGCAATACAACTGCCAATCATCGTGAAGTGCTTCTATCCGTTGAGAATATCGATGATATCGTGGAGCGCGGCCTTATTAATCAATTGTTGAATGATTTGACTCCCCCACAATCCGAGAGTTTCATCCGAGAGGGTTAG
- a CDS encoding GNAT family N-acetyltransferase: protein MITELHTERLHLRKMKESDSPSLFNIWSDPVVTKFMNISPFTDEAQAVAMIHLLDDLSRDKKAIRFSIIEKNSNQIIGSCGFNSLDYDHYRAEIGYDLAQSHWGRGFASESIRVMLEHGYSILKMNRIEAKVDPDNVNSIKLMEKLKFTCEGTLRQYERVEGTFKDIRMYSKLSSD, encoded by the coding sequence TTGATTACAGAGCTACACACAGAACGTTTGCATTTGAGAAAGATGAAGGAGTCGGATTCACCCAGCTTGTTCAACATTTGGTCTGACCCGGTTGTCACGAAGTTTATGAATATTAGTCCGTTCACGGACGAGGCACAAGCAGTGGCCATGATTCATCTACTAGATGATCTATCGAGAGACAAGAAAGCCATCCGTTTTTCTATTATTGAAAAGAATTCAAATCAAATCATAGGTTCCTGCGGTTTTAACTCCTTGGATTATGATCATTATAGAGCAGAGATTGGTTATGACCTCGCTCAATCACACTGGGGAAGAGGATTCGCCTCAGAATCAATCCGTGTCATGTTAGAGCATGGATACTCTATCTTGAAGATGAATCGCATCGAAGCTAAGGTAGATCCGGATAATGTGAATTCGATCAAGCTTATGGAGAAACTGAAATTCACTTGTGAAGGAACACTTCGGCAATATGAGAGAGTAGAAGGTACGTTTAAGGATATTCGTATGTATTCCAAACTAAGTTCAGATTGA
- the srtB gene encoding class B sortase — MSKTKKILIAVSLLILVFSLVNMTKTYLRDYAEQQKIAELTKVWKDSSGKGGGDYIPSLLSSKTAEPVILPEFRELYERNSDIAGWLNIDGTRIEYPVMQNPQDAEYYLDHDFDKKENHGGLPFLDKHSQINGSDILLIHGHHMKSGWMFKDLMKYKSESFYKEHATFQFSTLYEKEEYEIVAVIVSEIYRKSDDVFKYYQIEHVNTPAEFDSYVQNIQQLALYDTGVTAQYGDKLIVLSTCEYSTENGRLAVVARKVS; from the coding sequence ATGAGCAAAACCAAAAAAATTCTTATCGCCGTTTCCCTCCTTATATTGGTCTTTTCTCTCGTCAATATGACGAAAACTTATCTGAGAGATTATGCTGAGCAGCAGAAAATCGCAGAGTTGACCAAGGTTTGGAAGGATAGTTCGGGCAAGGGAGGAGGGGATTATATCCCCTCCCTTTTGTCTAGTAAGACGGCTGAACCGGTTATACTTCCCGAATTCCGAGAGCTGTACGAGAGAAATTCGGACATTGCGGGCTGGCTGAACATTGACGGTACTCGCATTGAGTACCCCGTGATGCAGAATCCGCAGGATGCGGAGTACTATCTGGATCATGATTTTGATAAAAAAGAAAATCATGGTGGCCTCCCATTTCTGGATAAGCATAGTCAGATCAACGGTTCAGACATTCTACTCATTCATGGTCACCATATGAAAAGTGGCTGGATGTTTAAAGACTTAATGAAATACAAGAGCGAAAGCTTCTATAAAGAGCATGCTACCTTCCAGTTCAGCACGCTTTACGAGAAGGAAGAGTATGAGATTGTAGCCGTTATTGTGTCGGAAATTTACCGCAAATCGGATGACGTTTTTAAATACTATCAGATTGAACATGTAAACACGCCAGCCGAGTTTGATTCCTATGTCCAGAACATCCAACAACTCGCTCTATATGATACGGGGGTAACAGCACAGTATGGCGACAAACTTATTGTACTGTCCACGTGCGAGTACTCGACTGAGAACGGACGCTTAGCAGTGGTTGCCCGCAAGGTTTCATGA
- a CDS encoding bifunctional glycosyltransferase family 2/GtrA family protein has protein sequence MMKGAQHGETIILIPSLEPDERLPLYVKQLREYGLTHIVIVDDGSGEAYQSIFEELRDNGCVLLRHSKNQGKGDALKTGFQYISHNCDPSAFVVTADSDGQHAAEDVYRLAVEARRHPDSLVLGVRNFSEGGIPPKSLLGNRMTSFIFAMLYGKKLSDTQTGLRAFGPGLLAFMQEVRGSRFEYELQMLISCIQSGIPIHTMPIQVIYENGNAGTHFKAVQDSARVMGVLFSNFFRFISSSVASSVVDLGIAWFLIDFLRPVLGEQHYLRILLATVIARVISIAVNYVLNRHFVFRKEDSQGSLWRYLSLCGLVILLSSTGVYVFHTIFYIDEKIAKFVCDALLFLLSFQLQRRWVFAARRKQL, from the coding sequence ATGATGAAAGGTGCACAACATGGCGAAACGATCATCCTTATTCCATCGCTTGAGCCAGATGAGAGACTTCCGCTCTATGTGAAGCAATTGCGAGAATATGGCTTGACTCATATTGTTATTGTGGATGATGGATCTGGTGAAGCATACCAGTCAATCTTCGAGGAATTGCGTGATAACGGTTGTGTCCTACTTCGCCATTCGAAGAATCAAGGTAAAGGTGATGCACTGAAGACTGGTTTTCAATACATTAGCCACAACTGTGATCCCTCTGCCTTTGTAGTCACGGCTGATTCGGATGGACAGCATGCTGCAGAGGATGTATACCGTTTGGCTGTGGAGGCTAGGCGCCATCCTGATTCGTTGGTTCTTGGCGTAAGGAACTTCAGCGAGGGAGGAATCCCACCGAAGTCGTTGCTGGGCAACCGGATGACCTCGTTCATTTTTGCAATGTTATATGGTAAGAAGCTGTCAGATACCCAGACCGGGCTCCGCGCCTTCGGCCCCGGGTTACTTGCATTTATGCAGGAGGTTCGTGGCTCTCGCTTCGAATATGAGCTGCAGATGTTAATTTCCTGCATTCAGTCTGGTATACCCATTCATACGATGCCAATCCAGGTCATCTACGAGAATGGTAATGCAGGTACACATTTCAAAGCTGTTCAGGACAGCGCTCGGGTGATGGGCGTGTTATTCTCTAACTTTTTCCGCTTTATTTCATCGTCAGTAGCCAGTTCCGTCGTGGATTTAGGTATTGCCTGGTTCCTGATTGATTTCTTAAGGCCTGTATTAGGGGAGCAACACTATTTAAGAATTCTACTAGCTACAGTCATTGCGAGAGTTATTTCGATTGCGGTTAATTATGTATTGAATAGACATTTTGTATTTCGCAAAGAGGACAGCCAAGGCAGTCTATGGCGGTATTTATCGCTGTGCGGATTAGTAATTTTGCTTTCTAGTACAGGTGTATATGTATTCCATACTATTTTCTACATAGATGAGAAGATAGCGAAATTCGTCTGTGATGCCTTGTTGTTCCTGCTTAGCTTTCAGTTGCAGCGTAGATGGGTATTTGCAGCAAGGAGGAAGCAGTTGTAG